From a single Adhaeribacter swui genomic region:
- a CDS encoding AraC family transcriptional regulator yields MEDYNKVIESLAVRYIKSKNYVLQQPFGVRNYYDVGNNLILLHRGVIAFGDEKQVVEEGEMLFVPGGRSTKIYYGDPDSRMISNDDLISNKEKFFRSNNDLDLIGDAEESHSFVSFEAKVFDSVNFFSSLDVPAFLISNNSKLANLIIKVIEESMQDLPGKERLINIYTENIMVEIIRYILKNKMFVEQLATNSTYFKDPRLIDLFNYIKENIGGDLSNKVLSNVANVSEDYVGQYFKMLTGINPQDYIEYQRMERAVFLLRTTKKSIREIGKEVGYKDTAYFCRRFKMMFGIPAGKMRRRESAMNI; encoded by the coding sequence ATGGAAGATTACAATAAGGTTATTGAATCCCTGGCGGTGCGATATATTAAATCTAAGAATTATGTATTGCAGCAACCATTTGGTGTCCGGAACTATTATGACGTAGGCAATAACCTTATATTGCTCCACAGAGGGGTAATTGCCTTTGGCGATGAGAAGCAAGTTGTAGAAGAAGGCGAGATGTTATTTGTGCCCGGTGGCCGGAGCACAAAGATTTATTACGGCGATCCTGATAGCCGCATGATATCTAATGATGACTTAATCAGCAATAAAGAAAAGTTCTTCCGGAGCAACAACGATTTGGATTTAATCGGGGATGCCGAGGAAAGCCACAGCTTCGTAAGTTTTGAAGCCAAGGTGTTTGATTCGGTTAATTTCTTTTCGTCGTTGGATGTGCCGGCCTTCTTAATCTCTAACAATTCTAAGCTGGCTAACTTAATTATTAAAGTAATTGAGGAAAGCATGCAGGATTTACCGGGTAAAGAACGCCTGATAAATATCTATACCGAAAACATTATGGTAGAGATAATCCGGTACATTCTTAAAAACAAGATGTTCGTGGAGCAATTGGCTACCAACAGCACCTACTTTAAAGATCCTCGTTTGATTGACCTGTTCAACTACATTAAAGAAAATATTGGTGGCGATTTATCGAACAAGGTACTTTCTAACGTAGCAAACGTATCGGAGGACTACGTAGGCCAATATTTTAAAATGCTTACCGGTATTAACCCGCAGGATTACATTGAGTACCAGCGCATGGAGCGCGCTGTATTCTTGCTGCGCACTACCAAGAAAAGCATCCGCGAAATTGGTAAAGAAGTAGGCTACAAAGATACCGCTTATTTCTGCCGTCGTTTTAAAATGATGTTTGGTATTCCGGCCGGTAAAATGCGTCGCCGGGAATCAGCCATGAATATTTAA
- a CDS encoding J domain-containing protein has product MNQNYYTVLEVNPSATAAEIKAAYKRLARQYHPDKHQGNPLFEEKFKVVNEAYQVLSDEKKRAVYDWQLQYLLAQLRAMQQTQYQVPVRTREPATYAERHYRNIPQRQFQRKDLKIVIAIFVGIIIASLLVKLLMDHITGMSNYRAALQYIKTEQWSRAHSLLTKTIYFKPNFVDAYSRRARIEMNVYENYPAAISDLNEAITRTKQPAAELFYDKGRCYEKLRRDTLAENQMTRAIQVNQVYAPAYFERGMIRATFLNTYPQAIQDFSSFLKFPHTDALKRSEALLYRGYCYYLIGEPQKAIPDYQQALTNKSQEGRLLYLIGKAYYDLDRKDEACQFFSQAYKKGYASASYDLYQYCKLKVE; this is encoded by the coding sequence TTGAATCAGAATTATTATACCGTATTAGAAGTAAATCCTTCTGCTACGGCCGCCGAAATAAAAGCTGCTTACAAGAGGCTGGCCCGGCAGTATCACCCGGATAAACACCAGGGCAACCCTTTGTTTGAAGAAAAGTTTAAGGTGGTGAACGAGGCGTATCAGGTTTTATCCGACGAGAAGAAGCGCGCTGTGTATGATTGGCAGTTGCAATACTTACTTGCGCAGCTACGTGCCATGCAACAAACCCAGTACCAGGTTCCGGTGCGCACCCGGGAACCAGCTACTTATGCTGAACGGCACTACCGCAACATTCCCCAGCGGCAATTTCAACGCAAAGATTTAAAAATAGTTATTGCCATTTTTGTAGGCATTATAATAGCCAGCTTGCTGGTAAAATTATTAATGGACCATATTACCGGTATGAGTAACTACCGGGCGGCGCTGCAATATATTAAAACGGAACAATGGAGCCGGGCCCACAGCTTACTCACCAAAACCATATATTTTAAACCCAACTTTGTCGATGCTTACTCGCGTAGGGCCAGAATCGAGATGAATGTTTACGAGAATTATCCGGCCGCTATCTCGGACTTAAACGAAGCTATTACACGAACCAAGCAACCTGCTGCCGAGTTATTTTACGATAAAGGACGGTGTTACGAAAAGCTGCGCCGCGACACCTTAGCCGAAAACCAAATGACACGGGCCATTCAGGTAAACCAGGTTTATGCACCCGCCTATTTTGAACGTGGCATGATCCGGGCTACTTTTTTAAATACCTATCCGCAAGCCATTCAGGATTTTAGCTCTTTTTTAAAATTTCCGCACACCGATGCCCTTAAACGGAGCGAAGCTTTATTATACCGGGGTTATTGTTATTATTTAATAGGCGAGCCTCAAAAAGCAATCCCGGATTACCAGCAAGCCTTAACTAATAAATCGCAGGAAGGCCGCTTGCTTTACTTAATTGGCAAAGCTTATTACGATTTAGACCGGAAAGACGAGGCTTGTCAGTTTTTTTCGCAAGCTTATAAAAAAGGCTATGCTTCGGCATCCTACGACTTATATCAATATTGTAAATTAAAAGTGGAGTAA
- a CDS encoding HPP family protein: MKKKLKKHARRARYVFYKETLLDFQEHFWTFIGSFIGISLIGLLNSRYFSASDNLFLIGSFGASSVLTYGIINSPLAQPRNLIGGHVLSALVGVTVHQLIPHELWLASALSVSLSIVLMQITKTLHPPGGATALIATIGSPKIQSLGYFYVLSPVLSGVIILLLVALVFNNLTPHRRYPINKHWYKVWKRRYR; the protein is encoded by the coding sequence ATGAAGAAAAAGTTGAAAAAGCATGCCCGTCGAGCCAGGTATGTTTTTTATAAAGAAACGCTGCTGGATTTCCAAGAACATTTCTGGACTTTTATTGGCTCTTTTATAGGCATTAGCTTAATTGGTTTATTAAACAGCCGCTATTTCTCGGCATCCGATAATCTTTTTTTAATTGGCTCTTTTGGCGCTTCTTCCGTGTTAACCTATGGTATTATCAATAGCCCTTTGGCTCAACCCCGTAATTTAATCGGCGGACATGTTCTTTCGGCCCTGGTAGGGGTTACCGTCCATCAGTTAATTCCTCATGAGTTATGGCTGGCTAGTGCGCTTTCGGTATCGCTTTCCATTGTGTTGATGCAAATAACAAAAACCCTGCACCCGCCGGGCGGAGCTACCGCCTTAATCGCTACTATCGGTTCGCCTAAAATTCAAAGCTTAGGCTACTTTTACGTGTTAAGCCCGGTACTATCGGGCGTAATAATACTCTTGCTCGTGGCCCTAGTATTTAATAACCTAACGCCACACCGCCGTTATCCGATAAACAAGCACTGGTATAAAGTATGGAAACGCCGTTACCGCTAA
- the rfaE2 gene encoding D-glycero-beta-D-manno-heptose 1-phosphate adenylyltransferase, whose product MTNSQNKIFKNLPDALAVINQWRAAGDKIVFTNGCFDILHLGHVDYLEKARQLGNKLVLGLNTDSSICRLKGPERPLQDEMSRARIMASLLFVDMVILFAEDTPYELIAAIQPDILVKGDDYAIENIVGHDIVMKNGGTVKTIELVKGYSTTRIVEKIKQQIKS is encoded by the coding sequence ATGACAAACTCCCAAAATAAAATTTTTAAAAATTTACCTGATGCTTTAGCCGTAATTAACCAATGGCGCGCCGCCGGCGATAAAATTGTTTTTACCAATGGGTGCTTTGATATCCTTCATTTAGGCCACGTAGACTACCTCGAAAAAGCCCGCCAATTAGGCAATAAATTAGTATTAGGTTTAAATACAGATAGTTCTATTTGTCGTTTAAAAGGCCCGGAGCGTCCACTTCAAGACGAAATGTCACGGGCGCGTATTATGGCATCCTTGTTGTTTGTTGATATGGTAATCTTGTTTGCGGAAGATACCCCTTATGAGCTAATCGCAGCAATACAACCAGATATTCTGGTGAAAGGCGATGATTATGCCATCGAAAATATTGTGGGGCATGATATCGTTATGAAAAACGGAGGAACCGTAAAAACGATTGAACTCGTAAAAGGGTATTCGACCACACGAATTGTCGAGAAAATAAAACAACAAATTAAAAGTTAA
- the panD gene encoding aspartate 1-decarboxylase has protein sequence MLIEVLKSKIHRVKVTQAELHYVGSITIDEDLIDAANLVENEKVQIVNINNGERFETYIIKGERGTGVVCLNGPAARKVQVGDIVIVISYCQIDFLEAKTHQPTLIFPDQNNRLV, from the coding sequence ATGTTAATAGAAGTTTTAAAATCAAAAATTCATCGTGTAAAAGTCACCCAAGCCGAACTCCATTACGTGGGCAGCATTACCATTGATGAAGATTTGATTGATGCCGCTAATTTAGTGGAAAATGAAAAAGTACAAATAGTAAATATTAACAACGGCGAGCGTTTCGAAACCTATATAATTAAAGGTGAACGCGGTACCGGCGTAGTTTGCCTGAATGGCCCGGCAGCCCGAAAAGTACAGGTAGGCGACATTGTAATTGTAATTTCTTATTGCCAGATTGATTTCTTGGAAGCAAAAACGCACCAACCTACCCTTATTTTCCCGGATCAAAATAACCGGTTAGTTTAA
- a CDS encoding acyl-CoA dehydrogenase, whose amino-acid sequence MDFRLTEEQLAVQEAARDFAQTELLPGVIERDEEQKFPAEQIKKMGELGFLGMMVDPKYSGGGMDTVSYVLAMEEISKVDASASVVMSVNNSLVCWGLEKYGTEEQKQKYLHKLATGEIIGAFCLSEPEAGSDATMQRTTAVDYGDYYLLNGTKNWITNGSTATVYLVIAQTYPEKRHKGINAFIVERDTPGFVVGKKENKLGIRGSDTHSLMFTDVKVPKENHIGEDGFGFKFAMSVLNGGRIGIAAQALGIASGAYELSVKYAKERKAFGVEIAKHQAIQFKLADMATNIEAARLLCLQAASDKDAGRDYAKSGAMAKLFSSKVAMDTTVEAVQVHGGYGFVKEYHVERLMRDAKITQIYEGTSEIQKIVISRELLK is encoded by the coding sequence ATGGATTTCAGATTAACCGAAGAACAATTAGCTGTGCAAGAAGCGGCTCGTGATTTTGCCCAAACCGAATTATTACCGGGAGTTATTGAACGCGACGAGGAGCAAAAATTTCCGGCGGAGCAAATAAAAAAAATGGGCGAGCTTGGCTTCCTGGGCATGATGGTAGACCCCAAATACAGCGGTGGTGGCATGGATACCGTTTCATACGTACTGGCCATGGAAGAAATCTCGAAGGTAGATGCCTCGGCATCGGTGGTAATGTCGGTGAACAACTCGCTGGTATGCTGGGGCCTGGAAAAATACGGCACCGAAGAACAAAAGCAAAAATACCTGCACAAGCTAGCTACCGGCGAAATTATTGGTGCCTTCTGCTTATCAGAACCCGAAGCTGGTTCTGATGCTACCATGCAACGTACCACTGCCGTTGATTATGGGGATTATTATCTTCTTAATGGTACCAAAAACTGGATTACGAACGGCAGCACTGCTACGGTTTACCTGGTAATTGCCCAAACTTACCCCGAAAAGCGGCACAAAGGCATTAATGCGTTTATAGTGGAGCGGGACACACCGGGTTTTGTGGTTGGCAAAAAAGAAAACAAATTGGGCATACGTGGTTCGGATACGCATTCTTTAATGTTTACCGATGTAAAAGTGCCCAAAGAGAACCACATCGGCGAAGACGGATTTGGATTTAAGTTTGCCATGAGCGTATTAAATGGGGGCCGCATTGGAATAGCTGCCCAAGCTTTAGGAATTGCTTCCGGAGCTTACGAGTTATCCGTTAAATACGCGAAAGAACGCAAAGCCTTTGGAGTTGAAATTGCTAAACACCAGGCCATTCAGTTTAAGTTAGCCGATATGGCTACCAACATAGAAGCAGCCCGGCTACTTTGCCTGCAAGCGGCCAGCGACAAAGATGCCGGACGAGATTACGCCAAATCTGGCGCTATGGCAAAATTGTTTTCTTCTAAGGTAGCCATGGACACCACTGTTGAAGCCGTGCAGGTACATGGCGGCTATGGTTTTGTGAAAGAATATCACGTAGAACGGCTCATGCGCGATGCCAAAATTACCCAAATCTACGAAGGCACTTCAGAGATCCAGAAAATAGTAATATCAAGAGAGCTACTTAAATAA
- a CDS encoding zinc metallopeptidase — protein sequence MGGIYLIAILVMLVSLFVSWRLKSKFAQYSQIGLHSGLSGREIAEMMLADYNIRDVRVISTEGQLTDHYNPADKTVNLSEGVYASRSAAAAAVAAHECGHAVQHATAYSMLKFRSAMVPALSVASRYMQWIILIGIFMIQTTIIPLAIGVALFALTTLFSFITLPVEFDASRRALAWMDRRGVVTTQEHAMAKDSLKWAALTYVVAALGSLATLLYYVSLLMGRRD from the coding sequence ATGGGTGGAATATATTTAATAGCCATATTGGTAATGTTGGTTAGCTTATTTGTAAGCTGGCGACTTAAAAGTAAATTTGCGCAATATTCTCAGATTGGATTACACTCGGGCTTAAGTGGCCGTGAGATTGCCGAGATGATGTTGGCTGATTATAACATCCGGGATGTACGGGTAATTTCTACTGAAGGCCAATTAACGGACCATTATAACCCGGCTGATAAAACCGTGAACTTAAGCGAAGGTGTTTACGCTTCGCGGAGTGCCGCAGCTGCAGCAGTGGCTGCGCACGAATGCGGACACGCCGTACAACACGCTACTGCTTATAGCATGCTTAAATTCCGTTCTGCCATGGTGCCGGCTTTAAGTGTTGCTTCGCGGTACATGCAATGGATTATCTTGATTGGTATTTTCATGATCCAGACGACTATTATACCATTAGCCATTGGGGTAGCGCTGTTTGCCTTAACCACCTTATTTAGCTTTATTACCTTGCCGGTGGAGTTTGATGCCAGCAGACGGGCCTTAGCCTGGATGGACCGCCGGGGAGTAGTAACCACCCAGGAACACGCCATGGCCAAAGATTCTTTAAAATGGGCTGCTTTAACTTACGTAGTAGCTGCCCTGGGTTCTTTAGCTACCTTACTGTATTATGTTTCGCTTTTAATGGGCCGTCGCGATTAA
- a CDS encoding catalase produces MQPEENGTQNSSGQNGTATNGAATSGEKQILTTRQGHPVTDNQNIRTVGNRGPATMENYHFIEKISHFDRERIPERVVHARGAGAHGIFEAYGTVGGEPIAKYTRAKLFQQKGKQTPVFVRFSTVGHGGHSPETLRDPRGFAVKFYTEDGNWDLVGNNLKIFFIRDAMKFPDLIHSQKPDPVTNIQSGERIFDFICNTPESTHMATFLFSPWGIPANYRQMQGSGVNTYKWVNADGEAVLVKYHWEPLKQGIRNLTQAEAEAIQAKNFNHATQDLFQAIDKGDYPEWELCVQIMSDDEHPELDFDPLDDTKLWPTDQFPFLPVGKMTLNRNPEDYFNEVEQSAFGTGVLVDGLDFSDDKMLQGRTFSYSDTQRYRVGPNYLQLPINAPKNQVVTNQRGGQMSYKTDFAQGQNKHINYEPSTLNNVKEAPKVGKDYMPRYEANLVRQKIDRTNDFKQAGETYRNFEDWERDDLINNLVNTLATCDKRIQDKMIENFTLADEDYGRRVAEGLSKTTKSQEDKGPSGATSPQAGVQEAQEVSHEAKPY; encoded by the coding sequence ATGCAACCAGAAGAAAACGGAACACAAAACTCATCCGGGCAAAACGGTACTGCTACTAACGGAGCAGCTACCAGCGGCGAGAAACAAATTCTCACCACCCGGCAAGGACACCCCGTTACTGACAACCAGAATATCCGCACCGTTGGTAACCGGGGACCGGCTACCATGGAGAACTACCACTTTATAGAAAAAATCTCTCACTTCGACCGCGAACGGATTCCGGAACGTGTAGTGCACGCTCGCGGAGCCGGAGCTCACGGTATTTTTGAAGCTTACGGTACAGTAGGCGGCGAGCCAATTGCCAAATACACCCGTGCTAAATTATTTCAGCAAAAAGGAAAACAAACCCCGGTATTCGTGCGGTTTTCTACGGTAGGTCACGGGGGCCATTCTCCAGAAACCTTGCGCGACCCGCGTGGTTTTGCCGTTAAATTTTACACCGAAGATGGTAACTGGGATTTAGTAGGTAATAACCTTAAAATTTTCTTTATCCGGGATGCCATGAAATTTCCGGATTTAATTCACTCGCAAAAACCAGATCCGGTAACCAACATTCAAAGTGGCGAGCGGATATTTGATTTTATCTGCAATACTCCGGAATCTACCCATATGGCTACTTTCCTGTTTTCGCCGTGGGGTATTCCGGCTAACTACCGGCAAATGCAAGGCTCTGGCGTAAACACCTACAAGTGGGTAAATGCCGATGGCGAAGCCGTGTTGGTTAAATACCACTGGGAGCCATTGAAACAAGGCATTCGTAACTTAACCCAAGCCGAAGCCGAAGCTATTCAGGCGAAAAACTTTAACCACGCTACCCAGGATTTGTTCCAGGCTATTGATAAAGGCGACTATCCGGAGTGGGAATTGTGCGTGCAGATTATGAGCGATGATGAGCATCCAGAATTAGACTTTGATCCGTTGGACGATACCAAGCTGTGGCCAACCGATCAGTTCCCGTTCTTGCCAGTAGGTAAAATGACTTTGAACCGGAATCCGGAAGATTATTTTAACGAAGTAGAGCAGTCTGCTTTTGGTACCGGCGTTTTAGTTGATGGTTTGGATTTCTCTGATGACAAAATGTTACAGGGCCGGACTTTCTCCTATTCTGATACCCAGCGTTACCGCGTAGGACCAAACTACTTGCAATTGCCAATTAACGCTCCTAAGAACCAGGTGGTAACGAACCAGCGTGGTGGACAAATGTCTTACAAAACAGACTTTGCACAAGGCCAGAACAAGCACATAAACTACGAGCCCTCTACCTTAAACAATGTAAAAGAAGCTCCAAAAGTCGGTAAAGATTATATGCCGCGCTACGAAGCAAATTTAGTTCGTCAGAAGATCGACCGTACCAACGACTTTAAACAGGCCGGCGAAACGTACCGGAACTTTGAAGATTGGGAACGCGACGATTTAATTAACAACCTGGTAAATACCTTGGCTACTTGCGACAAGCGTATTCAGGATAAAATGATTGAGAACTTTACTTTAGCCGATGAAGATTATGGCCGTCGGGTAGCCGAAGGATTAAGCAAAACTACTAAATCGCAAGAAGATAAAGGACCAAGCGGAGCAACTTCGCCACAAGCCGGCGTACAAGAAGCCCAGGAAGTTTCGCACGAAGCGAAGCCGTACTAA
- a CDS encoding lysylphosphatidylglycerol synthase transmembrane domain-containing protein encodes MKTLVTLGKYILLVGLSVLLMWYALKGIDFTLVWKQLQHVNYFWIGVSLLLALAGYWSRAYRWKMQLEPLGYHLKAIETYHAMMVGYLANLVLPRAGEVIRCSILRKTSNVTVKASFGTVITERLLDMLMLLLLTGAAFLIEFDRIHAFFWNMFSSKVAGYGTKSDWILRLGGAFLLVILLGTILFYIFREKLKKNALYLKIKGFIQGVAAGIFSILKLRNKAVFIAHTLFVWLTYFLTGYVGFLALPGTTDLSLGAALSVLVVGSLGMSAPVQGGIGVFHIMVRSTLLLYSLPKETGMAYALVTHTSQTLFVVLLGGISFVVSMFQRTRIKPEPALEPELKSVAYDKLPK; translated from the coding sequence ATGAAAACTCTGGTTACCCTTGGTAAATATATTTTGTTAGTTGGCCTATCTGTGTTACTTATGTGGTATGCCTTAAAGGGTATTGATTTTACTTTAGTATGGAAACAGTTACAACACGTTAATTATTTCTGGATTGGCGTTTCGCTATTGTTGGCCTTGGCCGGTTATTGGAGCCGGGCTTATCGCTGGAAAATGCAGCTGGAACCTTTAGGTTATCACCTGAAAGCCATCGAAACTTACCACGCCATGATGGTGGGGTACCTGGCCAATTTAGTATTACCCCGGGCCGGCGAAGTTATCCGTTGCAGCATTTTACGTAAAACCAGCAATGTAACCGTTAAAGCTTCTTTTGGCACCGTTATTACCGAACGGCTACTGGATATGCTCATGCTGCTGCTTTTAACCGGAGCCGCCTTCCTGATTGAATTTGATCGTATTCATGCTTTCTTTTGGAATATGTTTTCGAGTAAAGTAGCTGGTTATGGTACTAAAAGCGATTGGATATTACGACTGGGAGGGGCTTTTCTATTAGTTATTTTACTGGGAACAATTTTATTTTACATCTTCCGGGAAAAATTAAAAAAAAATGCCTTATACCTTAAAATTAAAGGTTTTATACAAGGAGTTGCTGCAGGTATTTTTAGCATTTTAAAATTAAGGAATAAAGCTGTTTTTATTGCGCACACGCTCTTTGTTTGGCTTACTTACTTTTTAACGGGTTACGTAGGCTTTTTGGCTCTTCCGGGTACCACTGATTTAAGTTTGGGCGCTGCTTTGTCGGTGTTGGTAGTGGGTAGTTTAGGCATGAGCGCTCCGGTGCAGGGCGGGATAGGCGTATTTCATATCATGGTTCGTTCTACCTTATTACTATATAGCTTGCCTAAAGAAACCGGCATGGCGTATGCCTTGGTAACGCATACTTCACAAACATTATTCGTGGTGTTATTGGGCGGTATTAGTTTTGTAGTAAGTATGTTTCAGCGGACACGCATTAAACCAGAACCGGCACTGGAACCAGAACTAAAATCAGTAGCGTATGACAAACTCCCAAAATAA
- a CDS encoding geranylgeranylglyceryl/heptaprenylglyceryl phosphate synthase, with translation MPFSRIYEQIVQKKQQKQKLFAVLLDPDNLTAAACERLIQMSESYSIDYFLVGGSLVTTANQGPLISLLKQKSNIPVILFPSSSLHIDAQADAILLLSLISGRNPEFLIGQHVLAAPLLKASKLEVLPTGYMLIDAGQPTTASYMSGSMPIPRNKPTIAASTALAGELLGLRLIFLDAGSGAQNPIPAAMIQAVRQATEVPLIVGGGINSAQKIEDALQAGADMIVVGSEVESNPEFMQTIASVRSRVNAFE, from the coding sequence ATGCCGTTTAGCCGGATTTACGAACAAATAGTCCAGAAAAAACAACAGAAACAAAAGTTATTTGCGGTACTGCTCGACCCTGATAATCTAACAGCAGCAGCTTGCGAGAGACTTATTCAAATGAGTGAGTCTTATTCTATCGATTATTTTTTGGTAGGCGGCAGCCTGGTTACTACCGCTAACCAGGGGCCGCTTATTTCTTTATTAAAGCAAAAAAGCAACATTCCGGTAATTCTTTTCCCCAGCAGTAGCTTACACATTGATGCGCAAGCTGATGCTATATTATTGCTTTCGTTGATATCGGGCCGTAATCCGGAATTTTTAATTGGGCAGCACGTACTGGCTGCCCCTCTTTTAAAAGCCAGCAAATTAGAAGTTTTACCTACGGGTTATATGCTTATTGATGCCGGGCAACCCACCACGGCGTCGTATATGAGCGGCAGTATGCCCATACCCCGTAATAAGCCCACTATCGCCGCCAGCACGGCTTTAGCGGGTGAGTTGTTAGGATTGCGCCTTATTTTTTTAGATGCGGGCAGCGGCGCACAAAACCCTATACCGGCAGCTATGATTCAGGCGGTAAGGCAAGCTACGGAGGTACCTTTGATTGTGGGTGGTGGCATTAATTCGGCGCAAAAAATAGAAGATGCTTTGCAGGCCGGCGCAGATATGATTGTGGTGGGCAGTGAGGTTGAAAGTAACCCGGAGTTTATGCAAACCATTGCCTCCGTCCGGAGCCGGGTGAATGCTTTTGAATAA
- a CDS encoding phage holin family protein, giving the protein MLNDDKGSKTESLISNLMGYIDTRIDLIKLEVQTKLKDGFVGLMRAVVLGFAAFMALIFFNIFIGLLLNDLLDSHFWGFGIVTLFYVILLVIVIMGVDKKIFNNLADKTFDNTVYKDDKRNQPL; this is encoded by the coding sequence ATGCTTAACGACGACAAAGGCTCTAAAACGGAAAGCCTGATCAGCAATTTAATGGGTTATATTGATACCCGCATCGATCTGATAAAGTTAGAAGTACAAACCAAACTGAAAGATGGGTTTGTAGGCTTAATGCGCGCCGTAGTACTAGGCTTTGCTGCTTTTATGGCCTTAATATTTTTTAATATATTTATTGGCCTACTCCTGAATGATTTACTCGATAGCCATTTTTGGGGTTTCGGAATTGTAACTTTATTCTACGTTATTTTGCTAGTAATAGTAATTATGGGCGTTGATAAAAAAATATTTAATAACCTGGCCGACAAAACTTTCGATAATACTGTATACAAAGACGATAAAAGAAATCAACCATTATGA
- the panC gene encoding pantoate--beta-alanine ligase, translated as MQVITHLSEIKNITDNLRASGKIIGLVPTMGALHAGHLALLRAAVQHNTVTICSIFVNPIQFNNPEDYRLYPKTVDLDLALLQENNCDIVFMPLASEMYEHPAVLKFNFGALEQVMEGFYRPGHFNGVATVVSKLFHLIKPHRAYFGQKDLQQFAIIRQLVRDLSFDLELVCHSIVREPDGLAMSSRNQRLSPASRQLAPQLYEALQQAAGLIKGKQMPLQEIKSQVNTFLQKYPAIKLEYFEIVDAETLQPIVDFVKPLALCLAAYLGDVRLIDNIVLDPQ; from the coding sequence ATGCAAGTAATTACGCATCTCTCAGAAATTAAAAATATTACAGATAACCTGCGGGCATCCGGAAAAATTATTGGTTTGGTGCCTACAATGGGAGCCTTACACGCTGGCCATCTGGCACTATTGCGCGCTGCTGTTCAGCATAATACCGTTACTATTTGCAGCATTTTTGTAAACCCCATTCAGTTTAACAACCCCGAAGATTACCGCTTATATCCTAAAACTGTGGATCTGGATTTAGCTTTGTTGCAGGAAAATAATTGCGACATTGTGTTTATGCCCCTGGCATCGGAAATGTACGAGCACCCCGCAGTGTTAAAGTTTAATTTTGGTGCTTTGGAGCAGGTAATGGAAGGCTTTTACCGGCCGGGCCATTTTAACGGGGTAGCTACAGTAGTTAGTAAATTATTTCACCTGATTAAGCCTCACCGGGCTTATTTTGGCCAGAAAGATTTGCAGCAATTTGCCATTATCAGGCAATTAGTCCGGGACTTAAGCTTTGATTTAGAACTAGTATGCCACAGTATAGTACGCGAACCCGATGGTTTGGCCATGTCTTCCCGCAATCAGCGCTTATCGCCTGCCTCGCGTCAATTGGCTCCGCAGCTTTACGAAGCGCTTCAGCAAGCCGCCGGTTTGATTAAAGGCAAACAAATGCCCCTGCAGGAAATTAAATCGCAAGTAAACACGTTCTTACAAAAATACCCGGCCATAAAACTGGAGTATTTTGAGATAGTAGATGCGGAGACATTACAGCCCATTGTAGATTTTGTGAAGCCCTTGGCTTTATGCCTGGCCGCTTACCTGGGCGATGTACGTTTGATTGATAATATTGTGCTGGACCCGCAATAA